The Bacillota bacterium genome includes the window TCATCAGGAAGAACGTCCGCCGCACCGACCTGGCAGCCCGCTACGGGGGTGAGGAGTTCACCATCCTGCTCCCGGATGCCGATCCCGAGTCGGCGGCAACCCTGGCCCACCGGGTGCAGGCTGCCCTGCCGGAGGCGCAGAGCTTCGTCCGGCAACTGACGGAGGGCGGCGCGCCGGTGTCCGTGAGCGTCGGTGTGGCCAGTTTTCCCCTGCACGCCCGGGACTGGCGCGAACTCA containing:
- a CDS encoding GGDEF domain-containing protein; protein product: IRKNVRRTDLAARYGGEEFTILLPDADPESAATLAHRVQAALPEAQSFVRQLTEGGAPVSVSVGVASFPLHARDWRELIERADEACYEAKRLGKSRVVVWSGAPRGAASV